The window TGTATCTTATTGTGTTACTCTCCTCTGTATCTGTTTGtgttctgttctgttctgttACTATAACTCAACACAGAAACTATACAAAGTGAATTGAAATCAATTTGAGCTAGTCATTGTCTTCTCCTTCACacttgaatgatatttcttTTATTGACATAAAAACTTCTAACTGTGTAGGGATGGCACAATTCCTGGCACCACCCTTATACTTGGGGGTAACCTTATCCAAGGTAAAATATTGATCTTATCTATATCCAATGAAATAAATGAATAgagaagagatgagaagaaTTGAATTATGTTTTTGAACACAAGTACTGTTACTATAATGAGTTTGTTTAAGCAGGTCTACGATCAGCAAAGTTGAAGCCATCAACCATCATCGGAGTCATTTTAGTGCGGTACTTAATACTTCCTTTGATTGGGATTGGAGTTGTTAAAGTTGCAGGTGATTTGGGTTTCCTCTCACCAGACCCGCTATACCGATATGTCCTGATGTTACAATTTTCCCTCCCACCTGCCATGAATATAGGTATTTGATCATCAAAAAGTTGTTCTAGTTTTCCTCTAATTAGTATCCTTTTAATCAATCAATATAAAGATCTGATAAACTGAAAAtttgatgatgatgtaggtacaaTGGCTCAGCTGTTTGATGTGGGTCAAGAGGAGTGCTCAGTCCTCTTCCTTTGGACATACTTAGTTGCAGCCTTTGCTCTCACATTTTGGTCGACAGTCTACTTGTGGGTTCTGTCTTGAAGAGCTTTAGTGTATGGGGAGAGAGATTTAGTTGCTTCATCCCAATTGAAGCAGTTATTCTATAGACAAtgaaaaattacaatctatgtttttgtttttgtaattttgtttgaatttttttctattggATTGTAAAAGGTGCATGGAATTCATGTTGGGTGGTCgagctttttcaaaattttttggttAGGATATAGGAAGCAGTATATAAGTTACAGTTATGGAGTATACAAGGAAGTGTTAGTTAAGTCGTCAGTTATTGCTGTTCTTTTGATACAAATTTTGGTGATGCAAAAGCATGTAATGGCAACAAcaagaacaataaaaaatttagcattatctcaacttaatgtggttggctacatggatctgtacaaaacaaaattttgatcaTCTTCAACTTGGGTTGTTTTGAGTGAGTCTGAATTCTCTTCACTACCACGTGGGATGTCTCCCCGCATGGGAGAGAACCTATGGAATGGAATATATACCTCAACTGAATCCTTTATAAATAAGGGAGATTTCATTTCATAGGCGCTCTCCCATGTGGGTAGAGATTCCAAACTCGTTTTAAACTGGGCAGAGGGCCATAATTGACGAGTGTATTTGAAGATCCATCCATTTAAAATCGCTCCATACCCATGGGTCTGGTTGGATCCGATCCGGTCCTTAAATAGGAGACGCCATTGGTTCATATCATTGAGGAAGAACTTGAAATTTGGATACCtatacaaattaaaaaaaaaagggttttaaagtAGAAGTATGGGACTTTATAATTACCTACTATGGAAGTCCATAATTCCTCttacgaaaaaaaaattttttttaaaagaagccCATAATTCCCAACAGAGAGAATGGGCCTTGATTGGTTCACGCTATCAATAAGATTATAAGAGGTCAAAAGATTCCCTTTTGAggatggatttttattttttgatgttgaaattagaaattaagaaTAGGTTGCGATGCTTTAGATACATATAGCCAAAAGAGAGGTAATTAATTGGtttaccatctttttttttttattttaataagaaCCCGCCAGTCTAGTGTTCCCTAAGCCCCATAACACAATTGGGTGTGAAAGGACCCAGTTGCCTAGTATACACTAGGTATTTTTATGTCCTAATGCTAGACTGGCAGGATTTCTTGcccaatttctttttttaattaataggGAGAGGCACAATTATACAACTAGGGGCAGTAGTGCGAAAAGACCGTGATGTCCTAGCATTGAAAATGCTACTATGTGCTCTTCCATTGGCTCACAATATACACCAACGGTCAGAAGTCTTTCAACAAaccaacaacaatcataactttATCCTAAATTGGGGTCGATTACATGGATCCAAAATAGGAATAGGAATATAATAAAGAGACAACATAAGGTAAGATGAGGTACAAAGTAAGTAAACATAGAAATCAAAGCATTATAGGAACATCCCCACAAGGGGTTGGCAACTTGGATCTTTGTCCTGTATAAAATTTTATCTGTTATCATATTACAATCTAGCCCTAGTATacgcatatcttttcttaccacttcatTCAATAAGATCTTAGGCCTGCCTCTACCTTTTTTGGTGCTATCTAATTGAATCTCGGACATCTATAGGTCTCCATTGGACATGATCATACCACTTCAATTAGTTCTCTCTAATTAAaattagggagagggttctctaaaaAGGCAGCGTGGCCCCTACACCAAAGCAAGGATCAATAAGAGCACACGAAAGCATCATCAACAGTGGAATTTTCGTTTTTCATGAAGGTCAGGCGATCATttcacctaggggtgtcaattccaagcccgcacTAGTAGGTCCGAccgagcccgacatgtttatggcTCGACCTAGTCCGACTCGATTAATAAACGCGTTGGGCTTTATAAACAGATAGTATATGGTGCAGCCACCTAGCCCGACGGGCACCCTACCAGACCAACACATTTATAAGCCCAATTTGaaccgactcctttaagcccgacctaACCCAatccctttaatactacttgtatttttttaatactatttgtatttagtgctaaggctatgtgatatgtacaattgagatggtggtAATTGTTCTACgaacattcatattttttatgcatattttaattgatttgaatttacgaaacttgggttatgtagataatttaattgatttgagtttcgtgggttaaagatTGAGTACCTTAGTAATTTAATTACTTTCCctctttggcttaatccattttaactatagaatcttttttttttttttttttgctatgatcatctttgcctcattttattatTCCTCTTCAAGTacatttaagagaccaattttaaagaggacttGTTTAAATCctatttaaagttaaataggtctatagcccgATTAAGACCCGAGACTGACCGACCCGATATTAACCTTACCATGCATGCGCTAGCTAAGCCCATTTAACTAAACAAGCGTTCACGGTGCAGCCCTAGAAATTGACCAAGCCCAACTAGGCCCGAccgcttgacacccctaatttaaCCCCGCATTATATCTTGGGTGTAGATGCCACGCTATCTTCTAGGCTTCTTTctcttaaatatatatatatatatatatatatatttttttttatttcacatttgtaaatacatacatgcatattaCATTcttaacctctctctctctctctctctctctatatatatatatatatatatgtttttggTAAACACTATATATATGTTAAGTGGCTCAtacatactatatatatatatataaacgtgattcaaatttctttctctatcgctaaaatttctctctgcCATTTGTAAGAGATGTTATTCGGGGGTGGGAAGAAAGAAGACTAAATCGCTTGGCTCATTGTCCGGCCTCTGCTTTCcatttctcctcctcttcctccccgATTCTCCGCCGCCCATATTGGTTTCGGCTTATCCATCACCACCTCCATCGCTACCTGCTCTCTTCATCGCGGACTCCATTGCATTCCCAGGTttgtcctctctttcttctttcttcttctaatctttataattctgatttttttttctgcattgCATGATAAGATCTAATAATTTAACGCGACAGTTTTCTCAATTCTAGcttttttttcataattcaaTCCATCCTGGTTGGAGGTCAGATCCCCTGCCTGCAACTAGGTGAACGTATGCTTCCAAAGATCCAGCTCCTTTCCAACGCAGCATCCTATGGCTGGAAGGACCTGGACACTCACCCCAGGTACTCTTAGGAGGCGGATGCTGCCCAACGcattggagaggagccagatcctACTTCCAATGTCTAAAACTTGTCTCTTTAATTTCTACAACTAGATCTCTTTATTGTCAATTTATATGGCAAAAAATGGAACAGGTGCAGGCATCTCAAGTGTGTGTTCATCTGAAAGTTATGTGCAGGGGAAACCAAACCAACCAGGGAAATTTTGTTTAGGttggtctttttatttttattttttttttggtgcgaATTTTTCTTATCGATTTGATGTCAGATTAGGTTTGTCATATACATATGGGGGCGTGGGTTGCTACGATATTCTTACTGTTTCGATTTTGGTATAACAATTCCTGAATCTGAATATAATCCAATAAGACAGTTCAATTCTGTCTAATTTGGGTCAAGTTGGCTCAATTTCGCCGATCCGATTTACATTTTGACACTTGTACAAACGGGGCTCGCATGGTTGGGATATTATAGGTGtcaatttgaatttttgaaacCAAGGACTCATTGAGACGGCGTTTCAGAAATGAACAAACAACCACTGAAGGTGGGTCCAACTCTCCAAGAAAGGTGGAAATTCGTTCAAACCACCACCACATGCTACTGGGGTCTACAGATTATCTATATGGTTAGATTGTGGGCCCATCCCCTCTTTTCTAAAAAGGTTTTTTCACTATAGGGAGGGAACTTAGGGAGAGGATTACCATGGTGATTGGTGCCAATTTGTGGAAATCTCATGTTACATCAATGGtagtataaaaaataatatcatccacatgaaATCCATATGGTCAATGTAGGAGAGAAACTAATAAGACCCGATGTAAGAGAACCATAATATACTAGCATCATCGGGGGAAACTTTcccaaatatataataatatatggTTGTAACTTTGTGTTAACTAActaaaaagtgaaatttttatccTTCCTGTTTCAGGATTTTTCTACTCTACTAGAGTTTCCAAGCCAACTCAAATCACCAGTCAAACAAGAAGTAGAAGTCTCTCACAACAGCTCCGTAAGAGTAAGAACTAAGAACTAAGAACTAAGAAGAGAAGCTGAAAGGGAGAAGACATATAAGAATGGGGTTCTTCTCACTCCTCGAGGTGGCAGCTATGCCAGTAATTCAGGTCCTTCTCATCAGTATTCTTGGAGCTTTCATGGCAACAGAGTACTGGAACCTTTTAAATGCTGATGCTCGAAGATATTTGAACAAGGTAATTTAACTTTGCATCATCATAATCTGTTCATTTGGAATCTCTGGTTCTGATGACAAACATTTTGGGCCAATGCAGATTACTTTCATTATCTTCACTCCTGCTCTCACCTTTGCAAGTCTAGCTAAGACTGTTAATTTCGAAGACGTTATTACATGGTAAGCTAAACTTAAGggtcaaaataacaaaatatgtaGAACCAAAGGGCCTTACTACACTTGAAAAGGAGAGAGTTGGATTGATAAGCAATGTGCCCTACTCACAATTCTGAAGGTGAATGCATACCgtgttgagatgttgggagttaAGAGAGTTATAGCCTCGCATTCTTTCGTTTAAGTTAATaccttaaggttttgggttggaccATCCAACATCTGTCAGAGGCCAGGTCCTTTATTTACCCTCTATAAACCATCTATTCACATGTAGAGTCAGGTGGAATATTGAGATGTCAGGAGTTATAGAATTATAGTCTCACATAAGTTTGTTCAGCTTTTTGATGCTTTCATATACTGAAGGAACTATCTCCACTTAATACCTTAAGGTCTTGGATTAGACCCTCCAGCATACTGTCACATTCTGATGGAGTTTTGATTGGATTCCCTTACTCCATTACATTTGATCATTTCTTTAGGTGGTTCATGCCCATCAACATAGGTTTGATCTTCTTGCTTGGAGGAATATTTGGGTGGATTGTTGTAAAAATATTGAAACCAGAGCCATATCTTGAAGGCATCATCATTGCAACTTCTTCAGCAGGTAAATTAGTTGCCTCAGTGTTACTGGATTTCAGTTCAGCTCTTTCTTTATGAGTATTCATATGTTTTGGGATCCTTATTTGCTTTCAATAACATTTTCATTTAAACAGGAAACTTTGGAAACCTTATGGTGATAGTTGTTCCTGCAATCTGTAATGAGGAAGGCACCCCATTTGGTGACCTTAATAATTGCAACTCTGTGGCACTCTCCTATGCATCTTTATCCATGGCGGTAAAgcaattcttttcttcttggtgAACCACTTTCCATTTTTCTCTGGTCATCCAAATTATAATGTCCGTCATCATCCAGTTGATTTGATCTTCCATATTCTATAATGTTTGTGATCAGAAACATTCTTATGATGCAGCTTGGTGCATTTTACATTTGGACTGTCGCTTTCCATCTCGTACAAAGTTCTGGATTAGCATACAAAGCAATTCAAGAAGTCAAGGGATCATTGTCAAGGAAGCCTAACGACGATTTTGATGCCAACAGTGAATCCTACCTTCTCAAGGCAGATGATCAAGGTCAGACATCTAAACAAGTGACATCAACAAAGCTCATTGATGaggaaaatatggaaaaagaacTTGTAAGTCCCCTTCTGACTAGTTTCTGTTGTAATTAGTTCCTTATTCCTTGAAATGAAAGGGGTGAGAGTTCTTGGTTCAATATGAAGACCCAATTCTATATATTGACTGTTTTCTAATAACAGGTTGTAGCACAATTATCTGGGAAAGCTGGGGATGAGATATCATCCTGGGGGAAAATAACAGGATCTCTCCAACATATTGTGAAGGAGTTGATGTCCCCACCAACTATTTCTGCAGTAAgtattcttaaaaaaataagtaaatgttctaattttttgtcttggaagaaaaagagataacCTTATTAACTTCATCCATAACAGATTGCGGGATTCGTCTTCGGGTGTGTGCCGTTTCTGAGGAATTTTATTGTTGGTAAATCTGCTCCTCTGCGAGTGATCCAGGACTCAATTAAATTACTAGGGTATGTATTAGTACTTGCCATTCAGTTCATGAGTCCAAACCAAATAGGAAGAAACTCTAAGATATGTCCTTGGAATACAAACAGTTCAATTCTAGAATTTTCTTTGAGCCATGACTCACTCTGCAATAGGTGTAATTGCCTATAGCTGTAACATTTTTGTATATAATTGTCagttaaaaatcaaataaaaatcaaacgcTCTCTTTGTTGGACCTGCAtgcatttcttttttatgaaaGTCGGTCAAACTACAAGTATAGTATTTCAAGCACAAAAATCTCACCATACTCATGTgcatatatctatatatatatatatatatatatacactctcCTCTGTATCTGTTTGTGTTCTGTTCTGCTACCATAACACGACACAGAAACCATACAAAGTGAAAGATATAAAACTGAAATGATCAATTTGAGCTAGTCATTGTCATCTCCTTCAATTCTCAGTTGAATTCTAGTTCTTCTATTTGACATAAAAACATCCAACTGTGTAGGGATGGCACAATTCCTAGCATCACCCTTGTACTTGGGGGTAACCTCACCCAAGGTAAAATATTGATCTTAAATCTTTTTCCAATGAATTGAATATCATGTATTTGAACACAAGTACTGTTACTATAATTTGTTTTGTTTAACCAGGTCTTCACTCAGCAAATTTGAAGCCATCGATCATCATTGGAGTCATTTTAGTGCGGTACTTGATACTTCCTGTGATTGGGATTGGAGTTGTTAAGGTTGCTGGTGCTCTGGGTTTCCTCTCACCAGACCCACTCTTCCGATATGTCCTGATGATACAATTTACCCTCCCACCTGCAATGCATTTAGGTACgtaatcatccaaaaaaaaaaaattccagtatCAATGTTAAGATATGATTAACAGTAGGaaattttgatgatgatgaaggtaCAATGGCACAGCTGTTTAATGTGGGTCAACAGGAGTGCGCAGTCTTATTCCTTTGGACATACTTGGTTGCAGCCTTTGCTCTCACAATTTGGTCCACAATCTACTTGTGGATCCTGTCTTGAGAAGAGCTTTAGTATATGGGAGAGCTATAATGGCAGCAGCTTCTGAAGGGCCAGAGTTGGTGAGAACTCTTCCCAATTGAAGCAGTCACTCTAGAGACAGAATTTATAATCTACGCTTTGTTTTGTAaattttgtttgaatttttcCCTATTGAATTGTAAAGGGGTGCAGAGCATTCTTTTTTAAGGTATAGCAGCAAATAGGTTGCAGTTTTGGTCAATATACAAGTAATAGGTAATCAGATTGTCGGCGGTTGCTGTTCTtccaatgaatttttttatttatttttatttataaataatggtcattttaatgAGGTGCAAAAACATGTAATGCCAATCCCAGCGATGCTGATCATCTTCACCTAACACGATACTGAACCAGTTCCCTATCCCAG is drawn from Macadamia integrifolia cultivar HAES 741 chromosome 7, SCU_Mint_v3, whole genome shotgun sequence and contains these coding sequences:
- the LOC122084023 gene encoding protein PIN-LIKES 7-like, whose protein sequence is MGFFSLLEVAAMPVIQVLLISILGAFMATEYWNLLNADARRYLNKITFIIFTPALTFASLAKTVNFEDVITWWFMPINIGLIFLLGGIFGWIVVKILKPEPYLEGIIIATSSAGNFGNLMVIVVPAICNEEGTPFGDLNNCNSVALSYASLSMALGAFYIWTVAFHLVQSSGLAYKAIQEVKGSLSRKPNDDFDANSESYLLKADDQGQTSKQVTSTKLIDEENMEKELVVAQLSGKAGDEISSWGKITGSLQHIVKELMSPPTISAIAGFVFGCVPFLRNFIVGKSAPLRVIQDSIKLLGDGTIPSITLVLGGNLTQGLHSANLKPSIIIGVILVRYLILPVIGIGVVKVAGALGFLSPDPLFRYVLMIQFTLPPAMHLGTMAQLFNVGQQECAVLFLWTYLVAAFALTIWSTIYLWILS